The following coding sequences lie in one Streptomyces sp. NBC_00510 genomic window:
- a CDS encoding type A2 lantipeptide, with translation MDFTPQVETREISDADLDNVSGGLVGGLVANATGTVESIAPVAGTVSGVVGTVEGLSGVNTGAVTGLATGLIAGL, from the coding sequence ATGGACTTCACCCCCCAGGTTGAGACCCGCGAGATCTCCGACGCGGACCTGGACAACGTCTCCGGCGGTCTCGTGGGCGGGCTCGTGGCCAACGCCACCGGCACCGTCGAGTCGATCGCCCCGGTCGCCGGCACCGTGTCCGGTGTCGTCGGCACCGTCGAGGGCCTCTCCGGCGTCAACACCGGCGCCGTGACCGGCCTGGCCACCGGCCTGATCGCGGGTCTCTGA
- a CDS encoding ABC transporter ATP-binding protein, translating into MLEVRELVVSYGMVRALDEVSLTVDQGSITAVLGANGAGKTTLLRTVNGLVRPRSGSVLLDGTDISRLPVEEVVRLGLSHVPEGRGVITELTVHDNLRLGGLWRGRRERRALQSAGLEEVYALFPALAERRARPAETLSGGERQMLAIGRALMTRPRLLLLDEPSLGLAPRVTAQILAVLRDLRERQGLTVLLVEQNARSALSVADHGVVLNLGRVVAADAAARLATADDLRHAYLGF; encoded by the coding sequence GTGCTTGAGGTCCGCGAACTCGTCGTCTCCTACGGCATGGTGCGGGCCCTGGACGAGGTGTCCCTCACCGTGGACCAGGGCAGCATCACCGCCGTGCTCGGGGCCAACGGCGCCGGCAAGACCACGCTGCTGCGCACCGTCAACGGACTCGTCCGGCCCCGCTCCGGCAGCGTCCTGCTCGACGGCACCGACATCTCCAGGCTGCCCGTCGAGGAGGTCGTGCGGCTGGGCCTGTCCCACGTGCCGGAGGGCCGCGGGGTCATCACCGAGCTGACCGTCCACGACAACCTCCGGCTGGGCGGGCTGTGGCGGGGCCGGCGCGAGCGCAGGGCGCTGCAGTCCGCCGGCCTGGAGGAGGTCTACGCCCTCTTCCCCGCCCTGGCCGAGCGGCGCGCGCGGCCCGCGGAGACCCTCTCCGGCGGCGAGCGGCAGATGCTCGCCATCGGCAGGGCACTGATGACCCGGCCACGGCTGCTGCTGCTCGACGAACCGTCGCTGGGGCTCGCGCCCCGGGTCACCGCCCAGATCCTGGCCGTCCTGCGGGACCTGCGGGAGCGGCAGGGGCTCACCGTGCTCCTGGTGGAGCAGAACGCGCGCAGCGCCCTGTCCGTCGCGGACCACGGCGTCGTGCTGAACCTGGGGCGGGTGGTCGCGGCCGACGCGGCCGCGCGCCTCGCCACCGCGGACGACCTCCGCCACGCCTACCTGGGGTTCTGA
- a CDS encoding SpoIIE family protein phosphatase, with protein MVSDGAKGRRVRALSAELALKTLRSDLGQSARLRSVIEQVLVFTGATHVAVYAPSETGGELCLVASAGVPRALHGLRQSYATDGGSPMAVSVRQDRVVSAGPAEVARLTGNGTPEPLEVSMTALPLRADHVSVGCLVAVTDQPGGFDTEDRQRLELFATAIGHPGPTPGDACGDTDPMAGAESRGTGFTLDMDTGWINVGDDVLALFGLEPSGFDGRVETLLALTLPEDLPALMSVVEAGHMATGDRELEFRIRRPSGELRWLRLRGRVLFAPDGRPVRLLGTVGDASRMRAGANDVGRVQQLAADLANAATVRDVSAVVVTALRRPLNADRVALAELENDRLVVTVLDPADPSAWPEVWRTEWRSEWPDAPTRAMPTLATALREGRVAFWPAGAPLESTLAGVGPGGLAVLPLPAAGRVVGCCLIGWDEPHEFGADERAVLTAAAGLVGQALVRVRAFDAEHELVGTLQRTLLPRRLPVLPGGVAVARYLPTTGGLEVGGDWYDVIPLHDHHVALVIGDVQGHNAGAATLMGQMRTAIRAYAVEGHSPDVVVSHANRLLMGMETDLFATCCYVSIDMEEGSAWCVRAGHLPPVLRLPDGTTLTVEGDGGPPLGVVDDADFPLIPLRLQNGTVLALTTDGLVESAELPMDEGVARMSRELSEADPSHLGRMADALLSNATRSDDIALLLMRYDGMAVKPVRESWTVWRLPDAASHARRFTARTLRAWGLGEAADTVLLVVSELVTNALVHTEGQVRLDITLTGDRLRIAVGDGSPRTPVKPAIINWHDTGGRGILLVEAMSAAWGTMPLSGGKQVWCEIPVHPPHIDPGSGS; from the coding sequence GTGGTCAGCGACGGCGCGAAAGGACGCAGAGTTCGGGCGCTGTCCGCCGAGCTCGCGCTCAAAACGCTCCGATCCGACCTTGGTCAGTCCGCCCGCCTGCGATCCGTCATCGAACAGGTGCTGGTCTTCACCGGTGCGACCCACGTCGCCGTGTACGCACCCTCGGAGACCGGCGGGGAGTTGTGCCTGGTCGCCTCGGCCGGGGTGCCGCGCGCCCTGCACGGGCTGCGCCAGAGCTACGCGACGGACGGCGGTTCCCCCATGGCCGTTTCCGTGCGCCAGGACCGCGTGGTGTCCGCGGGGCCCGCGGAGGTCGCCCGGCTGACGGGGAACGGGACGCCGGAGCCGCTGGAGGTCTCGATGACCGCCCTGCCGCTGCGGGCGGACCATGTGAGCGTCGGCTGCCTGGTGGCGGTCACGGACCAGCCCGGGGGCTTCGACACGGAGGACCGGCAGCGCCTCGAACTGTTCGCCACCGCGATCGGCCACCCCGGCCCCACGCCCGGCGACGCGTGCGGCGACACCGACCCGATGGCCGGGGCGGAGTCCCGGGGCACCGGGTTCACCCTCGACATGGACACCGGCTGGATCAACGTGGGCGACGACGTGCTCGCCCTGTTCGGCCTGGAGCCCTCGGGGTTCGACGGCCGGGTGGAGACCCTGCTCGCGCTGACCCTCCCCGAGGACCTGCCCGCGCTGATGTCGGTGGTGGAGGCCGGGCACATGGCCACCGGCGACCGCGAGCTGGAGTTCCGCATCCGCCGGCCCTCCGGGGAACTGCGCTGGCTACGGCTGCGCGGGCGTGTGCTGTTCGCCCCGGACGGCCGCCCCGTACGACTGCTGGGCACCGTCGGGGACGCCTCGCGGATGCGCGCCGGGGCCAACGACGTGGGCCGGGTGCAGCAGCTCGCCGCCGACCTGGCCAACGCCGCGACCGTACGGGACGTCAGCGCTGTGGTGGTGACGGCGCTGCGCCGCCCGCTGAACGCCGACCGGGTCGCGCTCGCCGAACTGGAGAACGACCGGCTGGTGGTCACCGTCCTCGACCCTGCGGACCCCTCCGCGTGGCCCGAGGTGTGGCGCACCGAATGGCGTTCGGAATGGCCCGACGCACCGACCCGGGCCATGCCCACGCTGGCGACCGCGCTGCGCGAGGGCCGGGTCGCCTTCTGGCCGGCCGGGGCACCGCTGGAGTCCACGCTGGCCGGGGTGGGCCCCGGCGGACTCGCGGTGCTGCCGCTCCCCGCGGCCGGACGGGTCGTCGGCTGCTGCCTCATCGGCTGGGACGAGCCCCACGAGTTCGGCGCGGACGAACGCGCCGTGCTGACCGCCGCGGCCGGGCTGGTCGGCCAGGCGCTGGTCCGCGTACGGGCCTTCGATGCCGAGCACGAACTGGTCGGCACCCTCCAGCGCACCCTGCTGCCGCGCCGGCTCCCGGTGCTGCCGGGCGGTGTCGCGGTCGCCCGGTACCTGCCGACGACCGGCGGGCTGGAGGTCGGCGGCGACTGGTACGACGTCATACCCCTGCACGACCACCACGTCGCCCTCGTCATCGGCGACGTCCAGGGGCACAACGCCGGGGCCGCGACGCTCATGGGCCAGATGCGCACCGCGATCCGCGCCTACGCCGTGGAGGGCCACTCCCCCGACGTCGTCGTGTCACACGCCAACCGCCTGCTCATGGGCATGGAGACCGACCTCTTCGCGACCTGCTGCTACGTCAGCATCGACATGGAGGAGGGCAGTGCCTGGTGCGTGCGCGCCGGTCACCTGCCCCCGGTGCTGCGGCTCCCGGACGGCACCACCCTGACCGTGGAGGGCGACGGCGGGCCCCCGCTGGGCGTCGTCGACGACGCGGACTTCCCGCTGATCCCGCTGCGGCTGCAGAACGGCACCGTCCTCGCGCTGACCACGGACGGCCTGGTCGAGTCCGCCGAGCTCCCGATGGACGAGGGCGTCGCGCGGATGTCGCGCGAGCTGTCCGAGGCCGACCCCTCCCACCTGGGCCGCATGGCCGACGCCCTGCTGAGCAACGCCACCCGCAGCGACGACATCGCGCTGCTGCTGATGCGTTACGACGGCATGGCCGTCAAGCCCGTGCGCGAGAGCTGGACGGTGTGGCGGCTCCCCGACGCCGCCTCGCACGCCCGCCGGTTCACCGCCCGCACCCTGCGTGCGTGGGGGCTCGGCGAGGCGGCCGACACGGTGCTGCTGGTCGTCTCCGAGCTGGTCACCAACGCCCTGGTGCACACCGAGGGCCAGGTCCGCCTGGACATCACGCTCACCGGCGACCGGCTGCGGATCGCCGTGGGCGACGGCTCGCCGCGGACGCCGGTCAAGCCGGCGATCATCAACTGGCACGACACCGGCGGCCGCGGCATCCTCCTCGTCGAGGCGATGTCGGCGGCCTGGGGCACGATGCCGCTCAGCGGCGGCAAGCAGGTGTGGTGCGAGATCCCCGTCCACCCCCCGCACATCGACCCGGGCAGCGGCAGCTGA
- a CDS encoding branched-chain amino acid ABC transporter permease, whose amino-acid sequence MSSGVVYAAVALALVLIWRATRIVNFAQGGMLMITTFVALGVIHSTGSYWLGLLAALASGFVLGAVVERVLVRPVENGPPMNAVIVTLGLLLFLQAVAGMVWGGSPRSFPPLLGIKGFTVGGARLLLSPSDLFVIGAVLVVMALLVLLFRVTPVGLRMRAAAFSPEVARMFGVRVGRVLTLGWALAGAVGALAGVLVAPATFVGPNQFDAVLVFGFAAAVVGGLDSPPGAVVGGLVVGLTLSYVSGYLGSEVALLGALAVLMTVLMIRPNGLFSRTSVRRV is encoded by the coding sequence GTGAGCAGCGGCGTCGTCTACGCGGCGGTCGCGCTGGCCCTGGTGCTCATCTGGCGGGCGACCCGGATCGTCAACTTCGCCCAGGGCGGCATGCTGATGATCACGACCTTCGTCGCCCTCGGCGTGATCCACTCGACCGGTTCGTACTGGCTCGGGCTGCTGGCCGCCCTCGCCTCGGGGTTCGTCCTGGGGGCGGTCGTGGAACGGGTGCTGGTCCGGCCGGTCGAGAACGGACCGCCGATGAACGCGGTCATCGTCACGCTCGGACTGCTGCTGTTCCTGCAGGCGGTGGCCGGGATGGTGTGGGGCGGCTCGCCGCGCTCCTTCCCGCCGCTGCTCGGCATCAAGGGCTTCACGGTGGGCGGCGCGAGGCTGCTGCTCTCGCCCTCGGACCTGTTCGTCATCGGGGCCGTGCTCGTGGTGATGGCGCTGCTCGTGCTGCTCTTCCGGGTCACGCCGGTGGGGCTGCGGATGCGGGCGGCGGCGTTCTCCCCCGAGGTGGCCCGGATGTTCGGGGTGCGGGTCGGCCGGGTGCTCACGCTGGGCTGGGCGCTGGCGGGGGCGGTCGGGGCGCTCGCCGGGGTCCTCGTGGCGCCGGCGACCTTCGTCGGGCCCAACCAGTTCGACGCGGTGCTGGTGTTCGGCTTCGCCGCCGCCGTCGTCGGGGGGCTGGACAGCCCGCCGGGTGCGGTGGTCGGCGGGCTCGTGGTCGGGCTCACCCTCTCCTACGTCTCGGGGTACCTGGGGTCCGAGGTCGCGCTGCTGGGCGCGCTGGCGGTGTTGATGACGGTGCTGATGATCAGGCCCAACGGCCTGTTCTCGCGGACCTCCGTGCGACGGGTGTGA
- a CDS encoding ABC transporter ATP-binding protein — MESLLRIDGLEVSFGGLSALDAVSLSVRPGEVLGVIGPNGAGKTTLFNAVCGFVRPAAGTLHWQDRALPWPRPHQLARLGIARTLQGLGLFPRLTVLENVMVGATRHARAGFTSALLGLPRSDRDERLLRHRSLAVLRELGAEDAAGRLPGELPYGVQKQVALARALAGEPRLLLLDEPASGLSEDGMRDLGGVISGLRERMAVILVEHHMDLVMRVCDRVLVLDFGKVIAHGTPDEVRDDPLVTEAYLGDEVTAGAAAAPTDTAAPGAPGSREESSRA; from the coding sequence GTGGAAAGCCTCCTGCGCATCGACGGACTCGAGGTCTCCTTCGGAGGCCTGTCCGCGCTCGATGCGGTGTCCCTGTCGGTCCGGCCGGGCGAAGTGCTCGGCGTCATCGGGCCCAACGGGGCCGGAAAGACGACCCTGTTCAACGCGGTGTGCGGCTTCGTACGCCCGGCCGCCGGGACGCTGCACTGGCAGGACCGGGCACTGCCCTGGCCCCGGCCGCACCAGCTGGCCCGGCTCGGCATCGCCAGGACCCTGCAGGGTCTGGGGCTGTTCCCCCGGCTGACCGTGCTGGAGAACGTCATGGTCGGGGCGACCCGGCACGCGCGGGCGGGCTTCACCTCCGCGCTGCTGGGACTGCCCCGCTCGGACCGCGACGAGCGGCTGCTGCGCCACCGTTCGCTGGCCGTCCTGCGTGAGCTCGGCGCGGAGGACGCCGCCGGCCGACTCCCCGGCGAACTCCCCTACGGGGTGCAGAAGCAGGTGGCGCTCGCCCGGGCGCTCGCCGGTGAACCGCGGCTGCTGCTGCTCGACGAACCGGCCTCGGGGCTGTCCGAGGACGGCATGCGCGACCTGGGCGGTGTCATCTCGGGGCTGCGCGAACGGATGGCGGTCATCCTCGTCGAGCACCACATGGACCTGGTCATGAGGGTCTGCGACCGGGTCCTCGTCCTGGACTTCGGCAAGGTCATCGCCCACGGCACCCCGGACGAGGTGCGCGACGACCCGCTGGTGACGGAGGCGTACCTCGGCGACGAGGTCACCGCGGGAGCGGCCGCGGCGCCGACCGACACCGCGGCACCGGGGGCGCCCGGGTCCCGAGAGGAGTCCTCCCGTGCTTGA
- a CDS encoding branched-chain amino acid ABC transporter permease: protein MTETTDTKDLRSPLGGPAATGLTARLRGPMDRTAVRHLVPALLGLLVVCAVSALLSPYQNLEVAGVATYVCAVAGLTVLTGTNGQISLGHGALMAVGAYGTGLFLTELGWSLAVSLLAGTAVTAALGALVGAAAARLQGPYLAGATLTLAVGLPALANYRHLTDLLGGENGLVVASPPPPEALGPYFPLERWQAWVCVLCAVVVLVFLADLGRSRVGRSWRAIRDDEVSAALAGIHVARLRVLAFVVSAACAGLGGGLLAVVSSLAAPGAFPLALSLSLLTAAVLGGLGSLAGAVYGSVLLVLLPNWTGDVADALHLSRGFYANLPLALYGLALVLSMLLFPQGIHGALIRLVRRLRTRGSGT from the coding sequence ATGACCGAGACGACCGACACGAAGGACCTGCGGTCCCCGCTCGGGGGCCCGGCCGCGACCGGCCTGACGGCCCGGCTGAGAGGGCCGATGGACCGCACCGCGGTACGGCACCTGGTGCCCGCGCTGCTCGGGCTGCTGGTGGTCTGCGCCGTCAGCGCCCTGCTGTCGCCGTACCAGAACCTGGAGGTCGCCGGCGTCGCCACCTATGTGTGCGCGGTCGCCGGGCTGACCGTCCTTACCGGGACCAACGGCCAGATCTCGCTGGGCCACGGGGCGCTGATGGCGGTCGGTGCCTACGGGACCGGTCTGTTCCTCACCGAACTGGGCTGGTCGCTGGCCGTCTCTCTGCTGGCGGGCACGGCGGTGACGGCCGCCCTGGGCGCGCTGGTGGGCGCCGCGGCGGCGCGGCTGCAGGGCCCGTACCTCGCGGGCGCGACCCTCACCCTGGCCGTCGGGCTGCCGGCGCTCGCGAACTACCGGCACCTGACCGATCTGCTCGGCGGCGAGAACGGGCTCGTGGTGGCCTCGCCCCCGCCGCCCGAGGCGCTGGGCCCGTACTTCCCGCTGGAGCGCTGGCAGGCCTGGGTCTGCGTGCTGTGCGCGGTGGTCGTGCTGGTGTTCCTCGCCGACCTCGGGCGCAGCCGCGTCGGCCGGTCGTGGCGGGCGATCCGGGACGACGAGGTCTCCGCGGCGCTGGCCGGCATCCACGTGGCGCGCCTGCGGGTGCTCGCCTTCGTGGTCAGCGCGGCCTGCGCGGGGCTGGGCGGCGGGCTCCTCGCGGTGGTCAGCTCGCTGGCCGCGCCCGGGGCGTTCCCGCTGGCGCTCTCCCTGTCCCTGCTGACGGCGGCGGTGCTCGGCGGGCTCGGCAGCCTGGCGGGCGCCGTGTACGGCTCGGTGCTCCTGGTCCTGCTGCCCAACTGGACGGGCGACGTGGCGGACGCCCTGCACCTGTCCCGGGGCTTCTACGCGAACCTGCCGCTGGCCCTGTACGGCCTCGCCCTCGTCCTGTCGATGCTCCTGTTCCCGCAGGGGATCCACGGGGCCCTCATCCGTCTGGTCCGGCGGCTCCGCACGCGGGGCTCCGGTACCTGA
- a CDS encoding ABC transporter substrate-binding protein, protein MRRSHRHGLRLRGGAALAVLALVLTACSDGSGSGSAAPGVTKDSIVIGSHQPLTGPAAPGYSNVSAGAKAYFDHVNAKGGVNGRKIEFKYKDDAYNPTQTVKVTKELVLEDKIFAMVGGLGTPTHTKVVDYLNSRGVPDLFVSSGCRCWDEPEKHPQTFGWQPDYLVEGKILGQYIKENFAGKKVAYFYQGDDFGKDGVEGLDQYIPKESVVSRQSYQPGGTDIAPQVTAIAQSKADVVVLFTIPTYTALFKLTSLKLQYNPQMVVTNVGSDPTTLAGLLESFAKQAGGTADPAALMNGIITDTYMPPTTDASNSWIKLYREIHDKYIPKLPFDGNVEFGMSMAYTFVQALQAAGENPTRESLVKAVEKGGFTGPGLVPFRFSGDSHAGYTGVQIGILKGTEVALQGTPLVTDDEQGAITPYTTAQPEAPADGIPAS, encoded by the coding sequence ATGAGAAGAAGTCACCGACACGGCCTGCGCCTTCGCGGCGGCGCCGCGCTGGCCGTGCTCGCCTTGGTGCTCACTGCCTGTTCCGACGGCTCCGGCAGCGGTTCCGCCGCGCCGGGCGTCACCAAGGACAGCATCGTCATCGGCAGCCACCAGCCGCTCACCGGCCCGGCGGCGCCGGGGTACAGCAACGTCTCGGCGGGCGCGAAGGCGTACTTCGACCACGTCAACGCCAAGGGCGGGGTCAACGGCCGGAAGATCGAGTTCAAGTACAAGGACGACGCGTACAACCCGACCCAGACGGTGAAGGTCACCAAGGAACTCGTCCTGGAGGACAAGATCTTCGCGATGGTGGGCGGTCTCGGCACGCCGACCCACACCAAGGTGGTCGACTACCTCAACAGCCGCGGCGTGCCGGACCTGTTCGTCTCCTCCGGCTGCCGCTGCTGGGACGAGCCCGAAAAGCACCCGCAGACCTTCGGCTGGCAGCCGGACTACCTCGTCGAGGGCAAGATCCTCGGCCAGTACATCAAGGAGAACTTCGCCGGCAAGAAGGTCGCCTACTTCTACCAGGGCGACGACTTCGGCAAGGACGGCGTCGAGGGCCTGGACCAGTACATCCCCAAGGAGTCGGTGGTCAGCAGGCAGAGCTACCAGCCCGGCGGCACCGACATCGCCCCGCAGGTCACGGCGATCGCCCAGTCCAAGGCGGACGTGGTGGTGCTGTTCACCATCCCGACGTACACCGCGCTGTTCAAGCTCACCTCGCTCAAGCTCCAGTACAACCCGCAGATGGTGGTGACCAACGTCGGTTCCGACCCGACGACCCTGGCGGGCCTGCTGGAGTCCTTCGCGAAGCAGGCGGGCGGCACGGCCGACCCGGCCGCGCTGATGAACGGCATCATCACCGACACCTACATGCCGCCGACCACCGACGCCTCCAACAGCTGGATCAAGCTCTACCGCGAGATCCACGACAAGTACATCCCCAAGCTGCCCTTCGACGGCAACGTCGAGTTCGGGATGTCCATGGCCTACACCTTCGTCCAGGCATTGCAGGCCGCCGGGGAGAACCCGACGCGGGAGTCGCTGGTGAAGGCCGTGGAGAAGGGCGGCTTCACCGGGCCCGGGCTGGTGCCGTTCCGGTTCAGCGGGGACTCGCACGCCGGCTACACCGGGGTCCAGATCGGCATCCTGAAGGGCACCGAGGTCGCCCTGCAGGGCACGCCGCTGGTGACGGACGACGAGCAGGGCGCCATCACGCCGTACACCACGGCACAGCCGGAGGCCCCGGCCGACGGCATCCCGGCGTCCTGA
- a CDS encoding cation acetate symporter has protein sequence MNQFAAAYDSGTQTVVLLFFTFLVTCTLLLSVFAGPERDDLAEFYTGYRTLTPFKNGLAIAGDYISAATVLSTTGIIALFGYDGFVLATSTGMSLVVLMFLLAEPLRNAGRFTMGDVLARTMRGRSVRIAASVVTLAACLPFLIVQLSGAGSLLTAILDIHLDGARTVSIAMIGTLMVVYAAMGGMRGTALIQIIKIVMLLGSSAVVAALVMSRFGWSADALLRAAQAGSGAGEAYLRQGLELGRTTEGKLDFIGLQLTVVLGVACLPHVTMRLYSAPDAPAVRRSMSWAVGAVTTFCLLGTVMGAGAAAMVGARLITGADPEGRTSVLMLARAFGEAAPSIGETLLYAAVCGTVFVTLLSSVSGLTLAAASSLAHDLFGHAMRDGRAAPRTELAVARWAAVGVGAAAVALAALVQDWNVAVMTTTALAIGASAVAPALTYSLFWRGFGRTGLLAALYGGTGCVLLLTVFSTAVSGGPTALFPDRDFHWFPLQTAGLVSIPFGFLAGWLGSRYDRRRRDGTAAESRRRYEAGEARLLAGAG, from the coding sequence GTGAACCAGTTCGCGGCCGCATACGACTCGGGGACGCAGACCGTCGTCCTGCTCTTCTTCACGTTCCTGGTGACCTGCACGCTGCTGCTCAGCGTCTTCGCCGGGCCGGAACGGGACGACCTCGCGGAGTTCTACACTGGCTACCGCACCCTCACCCCGTTCAAGAACGGCCTGGCCATCGCGGGCGACTACATCTCCGCCGCGACCGTCCTCAGCACCACCGGCATCATCGCGCTCTTCGGTTACGACGGCTTCGTGCTGGCGACCAGCACCGGCATGTCGCTGGTGGTGCTGATGTTCCTGCTCGCCGAACCCCTGCGCAACGCGGGGCGGTTCACCATGGGCGACGTCCTCGCCCGTACGATGCGCGGCCGGTCCGTGCGGATCGCCGCCAGCGTGGTCACCCTGGCCGCGTGCCTGCCGTTCCTCATCGTGCAGCTGTCGGGGGCGGGTTCGCTGCTCACCGCCATCCTGGACATCCACCTCGACGGTGCGCGCACGGTCTCCATCGCCATGATCGGCACCTTGATGGTCGTCTACGCGGCGATGGGCGGGATGCGGGGCACGGCGCTCATCCAGATCATCAAGATCGTGATGCTGCTGGGCAGCAGCGCCGTGGTCGCCGCGCTCGTCATGAGCCGTTTCGGCTGGAGCGCCGACGCCCTGCTGCGCGCCGCGCAGGCGGGCAGCGGGGCCGGCGAGGCGTACTTGCGGCAGGGCCTGGAGCTGGGGCGGACCACCGAGGGGAAGCTGGACTTCATCGGGCTGCAGCTCACGGTCGTCCTCGGGGTGGCCTGCCTGCCGCACGTGACGATGCGTCTGTACTCGGCGCCCGACGCCCCCGCCGTGCGCCGCTCGATGTCCTGGGCGGTCGGCGCGGTCACCACGTTCTGCCTGCTGGGCACGGTCATGGGGGCGGGCGCGGCCGCCATGGTCGGCGCCCGGCTGATCACGGGGGCCGACCCCGAGGGCCGTACGTCGGTGCTGATGCTGGCCCGGGCGTTCGGGGAGGCCGCGCCGTCGATCGGCGAGACGCTGCTGTACGCCGCGGTCTGCGGGACGGTGTTCGTGACGTTGCTGTCGTCGGTGTCGGGACTGACCCTCGCCGCGGCCTCGTCACTGGCGCACGACCTGTTCGGGCACGCGATGCGCGACGGGCGGGCCGCCCCGCGCACCGAACTGGCGGTGGCCCGCTGGGCGGCCGTGGGTGTCGGCGCGGCGGCGGTGGCCCTGGCCGCGCTGGTCCAGGACTGGAACGTCGCCGTCATGACGACGACCGCGCTGGCGATCGGCGCCTCGGCGGTGGCGCCGGCCCTCACGTACTCGTTGTTCTGGCGGGGCTTCGGCCGCACCGGCCTGCTGGCCGCGCTGTACGGCGGCACGGGGTGCGTCCTGCTGCTGACGGTGTTCTCCACGGCGGTGTCCGGCGGTCCCACGGCGCTCTTCCCGGACCGTGACTTCCACTGGTTCCCGCTGCAGACCGCCGGGTTGGTGTCCATCCCCTTCGGCTTCCTCGCCGGCTGGCTCGGCAGCCGCTACGACCGGCGGCGCCGCGACGGGACGGCCGCCGAGAGCAGGCGGCGCTACGAGGCGGGCGAGGCACGGCTGCTGGCGGGCGCCGGCTAG
- a CDS encoding DUF485 domain-containing protein — MTYYGDTWHHRQPPPPAPEPAPPPRPPVRPVELRRLRSAYRLLRRVSALTALGYFLAFLLLSVLARDTMGTRVAGQLTLGTLMGLSQLAVTFAAIRWYERSARRSVDPLALRVRQRETADGAAR; from the coding sequence ATGACGTACTACGGCGACACCTGGCACCACCGGCAACCACCGCCGCCCGCACCGGAGCCGGCACCACCACCGCGACCACCCGTGCGGCCCGTCGAGCTCAGGCGGCTGCGTTCGGCCTACCGACTGCTGCGGCGGGTCTCGGCGCTCACCGCGCTCGGCTACTTCCTGGCCTTCCTCCTGCTCTCCGTGCTCGCGCGGGACACGATGGGCACGAGGGTCGCCGGACAGCTGACGCTGGGCACGCTGATGGGGCTGTCGCAGCTCGCCGTCACGTTCGCGGCGATCCGCTGGTACGAGCGCAGCGCGCGGCGGTCGGTGGACCCGCTGGCGCTGCGCGTACGGCAGCGGGAGACGGCCGACGGGGCCGCCCGGTGA
- a CDS encoding TetR/AcrR family transcriptional regulator, with protein sequence MGDRRGDELVIGDPADLPTTGGASGPAPARTPGRAATTRQALLKAAREVFGESGYAAAGIAEVVRRADASVGGLYHHFDGKVDLFLALWEEFRTAQVHTTARAVARLRESGENRPRALFLTGTRAYLEHTWTRREMARLFYTGDTPPGFDLLGRQNLRTWISHNATLLGITQERPGDRALLIALTTTIAEIGRELVACDDPREAADLTDTALELIGRLCDFGLSAAANDATG encoded by the coding sequence ATGGGCGACAGACGCGGTGACGAGCTGGTCATCGGCGATCCCGCGGACCTCCCCACCACCGGTGGGGCGTCCGGGCCGGCCCCGGCCCGGACGCCCGGCCGGGCGGCGACCACCCGGCAGGCGCTCCTCAAGGCCGCCCGCGAGGTCTTCGGGGAGTCGGGGTACGCGGCGGCCGGCATCGCCGAGGTGGTCCGCCGCGCGGACGCCAGCGTCGGCGGGCTCTACCACCACTTCGACGGCAAGGTGGACCTCTTCCTGGCCCTGTGGGAGGAGTTCCGCACCGCCCAGGTCCACACCACGGCCCGCGCGGTGGCCCGGCTCCGCGAGAGCGGGGAGAACCGGCCCCGCGCGCTCTTCCTCACCGGCACCCGCGCGTACCTGGAGCACACCTGGACGCGGCGGGAGATGGCCAGGCTCTTCTACACCGGGGACACCCCGCCGGGCTTCGACCTGCTGGGCCGGCAGAACCTCCGGACCTGGATCAGCCACAACGCGACCCTGCTCGGGATCACGCAGGAGCGGCCGGGCGACCGCGCCCTGCTGATCGCGCTCACGACGACGATCGCCGAGATCGGACGGGAACTCGTCGCCTGCGACGACCCGCGCGAGGCCGCCGACCTCACGGACACCGCCCTGGAACTCATCGGCCGGCTCTGCGACTTCGGGCTGTCGGCCGCCGCAAACGACGCCACCGGCTGA